A genomic region of Trichothermofontia sichuanensis B231 contains the following coding sequences:
- a CDS encoding DUF3110 domain-containing protein, with protein MRVYVLLFNAGTDNEGIHTLQIGGRNLVLMFESEDDATRYALLLEAQDFPLPSVEPIDQAEVEAFCAEANYICQLVPAGYIPQGEDDRLLLTPPETNVEQTDWSPDQPLRQSTPDDEAASDLSSADLDRIRRQLEGLL; from the coding sequence ATGCGAGTCTATGTCTTACTGTTTAACGCTGGGACGGATAACGAGGGTATCCATACCCTCCAGATTGGGGGACGCAACTTGGTCCTGATGTTTGAATCGGAGGATGACGCCACTCGCTATGCCCTTTTGCTAGAAGCCCAAGACTTTCCCCTGCCGTCAGTCGAACCGATCGACCAGGCAGAAGTGGAAGCGTTCTGTGCCGAGGCAAACTACATCTGTCAACTGGTACCAGCGGGCTATATTCCCCAAGGGGAGGACGATCGCCTGCTCCTGACGCCGCCGGAGACGAATGTTGAACAAACGGATTGGTCCCCCGATCAGCCGCTCCGCCAGAGCACACCCGACGATGAGGCAGCATCTGACTTATCGTCCGCTGATCTCGATCGCATTCGTCGCCAACTTGAAGGATTGCTATAG
- the murQ gene encoding N-acetylmuramic acid 6-phosphate etherase: protein METSLPLPERGHLLTEQTNPNSYNLDQLSSLEIVDLFNQEDAKTIAAIAAAREPLAAAIDTIAAALAQGGRLFYIGAGTSGRLGVLDAAECPPTFCTPPEWVQGIIAGGPSALLRSAEGLEDDVEAGASAITHHAITAQDVVVGITAGGTTPYVAGALQAARQRGATTIFIACVPAEQVPSHADIDIRLLVGPEILAGSTRLKAGTATKLALNILSTGAMVKLGKVYGNRMIDVAVTNQKLHDRALRILSDLTGLDREAAHQLLERSGKSVKLALLMHWTGLDAAAATTLLTAHHGHLRAALNHPASSTYTGPTL, encoded by the coding sequence ATGGAAACGAGCTTGCCCTTGCCCGAACGGGGTCACCTGCTAACGGAACAGACTAATCCTAATAGCTACAACCTCGATCAACTGAGTTCCTTGGAAATCGTGGATCTGTTCAACCAGGAGGACGCCAAGACCATCGCGGCGATCGCGGCGGCGCGAGAACCTCTCGCCGCTGCCATTGACACGATCGCTGCCGCCCTTGCCCAAGGAGGCCGCCTGTTTTATATCGGGGCGGGGACCAGTGGTCGCTTGGGAGTTCTGGATGCAGCAGAATGCCCCCCCACCTTTTGTACCCCACCGGAATGGGTCCAGGGGATTATTGCCGGGGGACCTTCAGCCTTGCTACGCAGTGCGGAGGGACTGGAGGATGATGTCGAAGCCGGCGCCAGTGCGATCACCCACCATGCGATTACGGCCCAGGATGTAGTGGTGGGGATCACAGCAGGGGGAACCACCCCCTATGTAGCCGGTGCCTTGCAAGCAGCCCGGCAACGGGGCGCAACCACGATTTTTATCGCCTGTGTTCCGGCAGAACAAGTGCCGTCGCACGCGGATATCGATATTCGGCTGCTGGTTGGACCGGAGATCCTGGCTGGTTCCACCCGGCTCAAGGCAGGAACAGCGACCAAACTTGCTCTGAATATTCTCTCCACGGGGGCAATGGTCAAACTGGGTAAAGTTTATGGTAACCGCATGATTGACGTGGCGGTCACGAACCAAAAGCTGCACGATCGCGCCCTCCGGATCTTGTCAGACCTGACCGGCCTCGATCGCGAAGCTGCCCATCAACTCCTCGAACGCAGTGGCAAATCGGTAAAACTGGCACTCCTGATGCATTGGACGGGCCTTGATGCGGCTGCGGCCACCACCCTGCTGACGGCCCACCACGGCCACCTGCGAGCAGCCCTCAACCACCCAGCCAGTAGTACCTACACCGGCCCAACACTGTAA
- a CDS encoding GAF domain-containing sensor histidine kinase, which translates to MTRLPSQEDLGQGRECALGTLVAIQQAVFAHPRIEDSWSEILEALGLAIAAQRVLYWQGKSVPLQGASLYCQAHWLRSTVTRPVDSVPASVPSYWQVSRSALRRLQQGQTLNGRLADFSQIRSAKGETCRDLWVLVSPIVVQGQCWGVLRCDHPAHKWREASVFAVVQAVAATIALKLSQRDREGVPPAVTAPSLPVTLQSLECLSSSPLTTAMSDVACFQALWGQTAMGLSQIDAKHRFIRVNECFCDIVGYSEAELIGRSFADITHPDDLNANLNLSTQLFKGEIPSYTLEKRLIRKDGEVRWVQLSVALLRSPAGIPQCDIAIAKDITDRKQTEARLRSQTRREQAVNRVTQTMRRSLLLDTVFSAAMQEISELLDVDFADIAQYIPAEKLWRQVACYSSHPEAFPSTLGHTFPDEDNPVTAQLKQLQMVTLTDNSYLDLVHPVLGKTLIGARILVPIPNYQSSDPNAPKAWGRLRLGKHTQPTWSEAEIEIIQILVDQLAIAIQQSELYRLVHRFNQDLERQVQARTAELQRVLDFEALLKRITEKVRDSLDEGQILQTVVRELGQGLGVKCCDTALYDADMTTATIVYEYTPVIPAATQTVIQMATYRDLYTQIARGNSFQFCWWGPCSVRPAKQAQVILVCPIVDDQSVLGDLWLVRGPQESFDPLEISLVEQVAAQCAIALRQARLYAASQVQVQELERLNYLKDDFLSTVSHELRSPMSNIKMATQMLEILLKRQGLLQPPQPTAIAAPAPASASQLDRYFKILQDECEREISLINDLLDLSRLEAGTEPLTLTTMDIQHWLPHLVEPFYSRAASHQQQLQMIVPDSLPPLTTDFAYLGRLVRELMNNACKYTPAHETITLAAQATHQAMIIRVSNSGVEIPPVELGRMFEKFYRIPSNNPWKHGGTGLGLALVKRMVDHLGATIAVTHPDRVLQFTITLPHRESLPHRENSEGSTCSA; encoded by the coding sequence ATGACGCGACTGCCCAGTCAGGAGGATCTTGGTCAGGGGCGTGAGTGCGCCCTAGGAACATTGGTGGCTATCCAGCAAGCGGTGTTTGCCCATCCCCGCATTGAAGATAGCTGGAGCGAGATCTTAGAAGCTTTGGGGCTGGCGATCGCGGCTCAGCGAGTGCTTTACTGGCAAGGCAAGTCGGTGCCGCTGCAAGGGGCCTCTCTTTATTGCCAAGCGCATTGGTTGCGATCGACCGTTACCCGTCCGGTTGATTCCGTGCCCGCTTCGGTACCCAGCTATTGGCAGGTGTCGCGATCGGCCTTGCGCCGTCTGCAACAAGGACAAACCCTGAACGGTCGTTTAGCGGATTTTTCTCAGATCCGGTCAGCCAAGGGAGAGACCTGTCGTGATCTCTGGGTTTTGGTTAGCCCGATCGTGGTGCAGGGACAGTGCTGGGGGGTTTTACGCTGCGACCATCCGGCCCATAAATGGCGAGAGGCGAGTGTCTTCGCAGTGGTGCAGGCTGTGGCGGCTACGATCGCGCTGAAACTGAGTCAGCGTGACAGGGAAGGTGTGCCGCCTGCGGTTACTGCCCCGTCCTTACCTGTCACCCTCCAGTCACTTGAATGCCTATCCTCTTCCCCCCTGACCACCGCCATGAGTGATGTGGCCTGCTTTCAGGCGTTATGGGGGCAAACCGCAATGGGGTTGAGCCAGATTGATGCCAAGCATCGCTTCATCCGGGTGAATGAATGCTTTTGTGACATTGTGGGTTACTCAGAAGCGGAATTAATCGGACGTTCATTTGCTGATATTACCCATCCCGATGACCTCAATGCCAATCTGAATTTATCGACGCAATTATTCAAGGGAGAAATCCCGTCCTACACCCTGGAAAAACGGCTGATCCGGAAAGATGGTGAGGTGCGTTGGGTGCAGCTTAGCGTGGCGCTGCTTCGATCGCCGGCGGGGATTCCCCAGTGCGATATTGCGATTGCCAAGGATATTACTGATCGCAAGCAAACGGAAGCGCGTCTGCGATCGCAAACGCGCCGAGAGCAGGCCGTTAACCGGGTGACCCAAACCATGCGGCGATCGTTGCTGTTGGATACCGTGTTCTCGGCGGCAATGCAGGAAATTAGCGAGTTGCTGGATGTCGATTTTGCGGATATTGCCCAATACATCCCTGCCGAAAAACTCTGGCGTCAGGTGGCGTGCTATTCTTCCCATCCGGAGGCGTTTCCGTCCACCTTAGGGCATACCTTCCCCGATGAGGATAATCCGGTGACGGCGCAACTGAAGCAACTTCAGATGGTCACCTTAACCGATAATAGCTATCTAGATCTTGTCCATCCAGTTTTGGGGAAAACCCTGATTGGTGCTCGTATTCTTGTCCCGATTCCTAATTACCAGAGTTCCGATCCGAATGCACCCAAGGCTTGGGGACGGTTACGCTTGGGTAAACATACTCAGCCTACCTGGAGCGAGGCTGAGATTGAAATTATTCAGATCTTGGTCGATCAATTGGCGATCGCGATTCAACAATCGGAACTCTATCGTCTGGTACATCGCTTTAATCAAGATCTGGAAAGGCAGGTGCAGGCCCGCACGGCAGAATTACAGCGGGTCCTGGATTTTGAAGCGCTCTTAAAGCGGATCACGGAGAAGGTGCGCGATAGCCTGGATGAGGGGCAAATTTTACAAACAGTCGTTCGGGAATTGGGCCAGGGATTGGGGGTCAAGTGTTGCGATACGGCCCTTTATGATGCCGACATGACCACGGCCACGATCGTCTATGAATATACCCCGGTGATTCCTGCTGCTACCCAGACGGTGATTCAAATGGCGACCTACCGCGATCTGTATACGCAGATTGCCCGTGGGAACAGTTTTCAATTCTGTTGGTGGGGTCCCTGTAGCGTGCGACCGGCCAAGCAAGCGCAGGTGATCCTGGTGTGTCCGATTGTAGATGATCAGTCGGTTTTAGGCGATTTGTGGCTGGTGCGCGGTCCCCAGGAAAGCTTTGACCCCCTGGAGATTAGTCTTGTCGAGCAGGTGGCGGCCCAGTGTGCGATCGCCCTGCGCCAAGCCCGCCTCTATGCGGCATCCCAGGTGCAAGTCCAGGAATTAGAACGTTTAAATTACCTCAAGGATGACTTTTTAAGTACAGTCTCCCATGAGTTGCGATCGCCCATGTCGAATATTAAAATGGCGACCCAAATGCTGGAAATCTTGCTGAAACGGCAAGGGCTACTCCAACCCCCGCAACCGACGGCGATCGCTGCTCCCGCCCCGGCCAGTGCTTCCCAACTCGATCGCTATTTCAAGATTCTTCAGGACGAGTGTGAACGGGAAATTAGCCTGATCAATGACCTCTTAGATCTTTCCCGGTTAGAAGCGGGGACGGAACCGCTGACCCTGACAACAATGGATATCCAACACTGGCTTCCCCATTTGGTTGAACCCTTCTACAGTCGAGCGGCCAGTCACCAGCAGCAGTTGCAAATGATCGTCCCAGACAGCCTGCCCCCCCTCACTACAGATTTTGCGTACCTAGGACGGCTGGTCCGAGAATTAATGAATAATGCGTGCAAGTATACCCCTGCCCATGAGACGATCACCCTGGCAGCCCAGGCTACCCATCAGGCCATGATCATCAGGGTTAGTAACTCTGGGGTTGAGATTCCCCCGGTGGAATTAGGGCGCATGTTTGAAAAGTTTTACCGCATTCCCAGTAATAATCCCTGGAAACATGGCGGAACAGGGTTAGGGTTAGCCCTCGTGAAACGCATGGTGGATCATCTGGGCGCGACGATCGCCGTTACCCATCCCGATCGCGTCCTTCAATTCACGATTACGTTACCGCATCGGGAAAGTTTACCGCATCGGGAGAATAGCGAAGGCTCTACCTGTTCAGCCTAG
- a CDS encoding universal stress protein, translating to MSLFNRDRVLVPLDFSDEAFAAVTESLAFVEDPTHLHVLHVLQKLEVTEPGMVWNTLDLQTRIHNVKTAFYQRCNTPAYQQVQFSVAIGDAAAEIIDYAQKQAISLIVIPSRGRTGLSRFLLGSVAERVVRFAHCPVLVLRK from the coding sequence ATGAGCCTGTTCAACCGCGATCGCGTCCTGGTGCCCCTAGACTTTTCGGATGAAGCCTTTGCTGCGGTCACGGAAAGCCTAGCCTTTGTCGAAGATCCCACCCACCTACATGTCCTCCATGTGCTCCAAAAGCTAGAAGTCACGGAACCGGGCATGGTATGGAATACCCTGGACCTACAAACCCGCATCCATAATGTTAAGACCGCGTTCTACCAACGGTGTAACACTCCTGCCTATCAACAGGTTCAGTTTTCTGTCGCGATCGGGGATGCAGCGGCTGAGATTATTGACTATGCCCAGAAGCAGGCGATCAGCTTGATTGTGATTCCCTCACGGGGGCGCACAGGTTTGAGTCGGTTTCTGCTAGGATCCGTCGCCGAACGGGTTGTCCGCTTTGCCCATTGCCCCGTCCTAGTCCTGCGCAAATAG
- a CDS encoding DUF2949 domain-containing protein, whose product MTICRTRLFNCLQTELVLSPAAIALALRQVGPDLDLVPVVLWQYGLVNLLELE is encoded by the coding sequence ATGACTATCTGTCGCACCCGCCTGTTCAACTGTTTGCAAACTGAGTTAGTCCTCTCCCCCGCTGCGATCGCGCTCGCCCTACGGCAAGTAGGACCCGACTTAGATTTAGTGCCCGTTGTTCTCTGGCAGTACGGGCTGGTCAATTTGCTGGAATTGGAGTAA
- a CDS encoding DUF2358 domain-containing protein codes for MDIIDVLKADYARFPSDQTYDIYAPDVYFQDPLNSFRGIDRYRQMIGFIEQWFQEPHLELHEIQQSGQQITTRWTLSWITPLPWRPRITIPGWSELTLNDQNLIVRHVDYWHCSRLAVVWQHFFPRNLERSPH; via the coding sequence ATGGATATTATTGATGTGCTGAAAGCTGATTACGCTCGATTTCCTAGTGATCAAACCTATGACATTTATGCCCCTGATGTTTATTTTCAAGATCCCCTCAATTCATTCCGAGGAATCGATCGCTATCGCCAGATGATTGGCTTTATTGAACAGTGGTTTCAAGAACCGCATTTGGAATTACACGAAATTCAACAGTCTGGCCAGCAGATTACGACCCGCTGGACCCTTTCCTGGATAACCCCTTTGCCCTGGCGACCGCGCATTACCATTCCTGGCTGGAGCGAACTCACCCTCAACGATCAGAATTTGATTGTTCGCCATGTTGATTACTGGCACTGTTCCCGGCTAGCGGTGGTGTGGCAACATTTCTTCCCTCGCAATCTGGAGCGATCTCCCCATTAA
- a CDS encoding acyl-CoA thioesterase: protein MAFIYDRIVRFQDTDAAGVVFFSNLLTICHEAYEEMLRWRGIDLKLFFQHPDFALPIVHAEVDFYQPVFCGDRLQVCVLPERLGTDKFKLVYQIDRGSKEVAAVGPVAQAFTVHLCIHPQTRQRQALPVLLQDFF, encoded by the coding sequence ATGGCATTTATTTACGATCGTATCGTTCGGTTCCAGGATACCGATGCCGCGGGAGTCGTCTTTTTCAGCAATCTCCTCACCATTTGTCATGAAGCCTATGAGGAGATGCTCCGTTGGCGGGGAATTGACTTAAAGTTATTTTTCCAGCACCCCGACTTTGCGCTGCCGATCGTCCATGCAGAAGTGGATTTTTATCAGCCAGTCTTTTGTGGGGATAGGCTTCAGGTTTGCGTTTTGCCAGAGCGGTTAGGGACCGATAAGTTTAAACTGGTTTATCAGATCGATCGGGGTTCCAAGGAAGTGGCGGCGGTGGGACCGGTGGCCCAGGCGTTTACGGTGCATCTCTGCATTCATCCCCAAACGCGGCAACGACAGGCACTCCCGGTGTTATTGCAAGATTTTTTCTAG
- a CDS encoding AMP-binding protein, translated as MLPLHLATGLIPDFTTYFETREQQGWMLWVNGQPVGDRFFTQTRHLAQDLHQQARQRVPASRPVKVILRHRNPLTFLSHFAAAGLTQSQVYLANPQWTDREWQAVLDQVQPDAIATDMASEAGFIWPSTPSTSPAPLPLAEPLIMIPTGGSSGHTRFAMHRWSGLVAAVAGLQQHFTSPELASIDVLPLYHVSGLMPFVRSFVSGGTLAIQTFRSLEAGQLPALEPRSAFLSLVPTQLQRLLTAAPPALRPWLAQLRAIFLGGGPAWPDLLAVAQHQHLPIALTYGMTETAAQVATLHPQEFGAGNRSAGTVLPHVQLAILDDSGERLAAGQVGTIALKTPSLALGYYPQLFPASDWFLTDDRGYLDDRGYLYIVGRNSHTIITGGENVFPSEVAMALHQTQLVQDVCVVGLPDPVWGQAVTAVYVPRHDRVTATQLKQAIAPYLCAFKHPKRWLAVDHLPRSPQGKINYRAVQHLAQAAQPLDSHSP; from the coding sequence ATGCTGCCACTGCACCTTGCCACTGGCTTAATTCCTGACTTTACCACCTATTTTGAGACGCGGGAGCAGCAGGGATGGATGCTATGGGTCAACGGTCAGCCCGTAGGCGATCGCTTTTTCACTCAAACCCGACACCTTGCCCAGGATCTCCATCAGCAGGCCCGCCAGCGTGTCCCAGCTTCCCGCCCGGTAAAGGTCATCCTGCGGCACCGGAACCCCCTCACCTTTTTAAGCCACTTTGCTGCTGCTGGTTTGACCCAGAGCCAGGTTTATCTCGCTAATCCCCAGTGGACCGATCGCGAGTGGCAAGCGGTACTCGACCAAGTCCAACCCGACGCGATCGCCACTGACATGGCTTCTGAAGCCGGGTTCATCTGGCCATCTACACCGTCGACTTCCCCCGCTCCCCTCCCCCTGGCCGAACCGTTGATCATGATCCCAACCGGTGGATCATCAGGGCACACTCGCTTTGCTATGCATCGCTGGTCTGGGTTGGTCGCGGCAGTCGCGGGCTTGCAGCAGCATTTTACTAGCCCTGAACTTGCCTCGATCGATGTCTTGCCCCTCTATCACGTCAGTGGTTTGATGCCATTTGTGCGATCCTTCGTCTCTGGGGGAACACTGGCGATCCAAACGTTTCGGAGCTTGGAGGCGGGTCAGTTGCCAGCCCTGGAGCCGCGATCGGCGTTCCTATCCCTCGTTCCGACCCAACTCCAGCGCCTATTGACCGCCGCTCCACCCGCGCTGCGTCCCTGGTTAGCGCAGCTACGGGCGATCTTCCTAGGAGGAGGTCCTGCTTGGCCCGACCTGTTAGCAGTTGCCCAACACCAACATCTCCCGATCGCCCTGACCTATGGCATGACCGAAACGGCAGCCCAAGTCGCCACCCTGCATCCCCAGGAATTTGGGGCAGGCAATCGGAGTGCGGGGACGGTGCTACCCCATGTGCAACTGGCCATCTTGGACGATAGCGGTGAACGATTGGCAGCGGGACAGGTGGGGACCATCGCCCTGAAAACCCCCAGCCTTGCCCTGGGTTACTACCCCCAACTGTTCCCCGCCTCAGACTGGTTTCTGACCGACGATCGCGGCTATCTTGACGATCGCGGCTATCTGTACATCGTGGGCCGCAATAGCCACACAATTATCACTGGGGGCGAGAACGTCTTCCCCAGCGAAGTGGCAATGGCCCTGCATCAAACCCAATTAGTCCAAGATGTCTGTGTGGTGGGTTTGCCGGACCCCGTGTGGGGGCAAGCGGTTACGGCGGTGTATGTCCCCCGGCACGATCGCGTTACCGCTACCCAACTCAAGCAGGCGATCGCTCCCTACCTGTGTGCGTTCAAACATCCCAAACGCTGGCTGGCCGTGGATCATCTCCCCCGCAGTCCCCAGGGCAAGATCAACTATCGCGCCGTGCAACACCTAGCCCAAGCTGCCCAACCCCTCGATAGTCATTCACCTTAG
- a CDS encoding septal ring lytic transglycosylase RlpA family protein has product MNQNLKSGLAVALVTALCSPVGVASVSRAVEVQLTDSPAKPSLSGTDSPVANRPAPESEAPLFPGVAGPLAALRPDSPASSPDVIKVGERQSDRIIREETIAKVHAHSFQGRAAATLYIRNIPVLTFLGAAETTTRPIAPSAPKLPTLAAASTVSPDSAAVAPDPLKVASRQEDEISSATKVLQPEPVANESDPVWRASAVAAKLNQIDREGFDATQITVKWASTAPTADFPHDSPVEGLRDHYVIQIGNETLVTMGQSTVLPDTTEDASRDALQATNRLRRLLGNAPPLREVAGEPQQSRSGFASRISRGLQQLGVLSGIASWYGPGFHGNRSASGEIFNQNALTAAHRSLPFGTLVRVTNLDNGQSVVVRINDRGPYSYGRVIDLSAAAARAVGIFYAGVAPVRLEVLNQSSSSRLEN; this is encoded by the coding sequence ATGAATCAAAACTTGAAGAGTGGCTTAGCAGTTGCCCTCGTCACTGCCTTGTGCAGTCCCGTTGGTGTGGCTTCTGTCAGCCGTGCCGTCGAGGTACAACTGACTGACTCCCCGGCTAAGCCTAGTCTTTCAGGTACGGATTCGCCAGTGGCAAACCGGCCTGCACCTGAATCAGAAGCGCCTCTGTTCCCTGGAGTGGCTGGCCCTCTCGCTGCCCTTCGGCCTGACAGCCCCGCTTCCAGCCCCGATGTGATCAAGGTTGGTGAACGCCAATCGGACCGCATCATTCGGGAAGAAACGATCGCCAAAGTTCACGCCCATAGTTTCCAGGGACGTGCGGCAGCGACCTTATACATCCGCAATATTCCAGTTTTGACCTTCCTGGGGGCGGCTGAAACAACGACCAGGCCCATTGCACCCAGTGCCCCCAAGTTACCCACGTTGGCTGCGGCCTCAACGGTTTCCCCAGACAGTGCTGCCGTGGCCCCTGACCCCCTGAAGGTTGCCAGCCGCCAGGAAGATGAGATCTCATCGGCAACTAAGGTTCTTCAGCCAGAACCGGTTGCCAACGAGTCTGATCCGGTTTGGCGAGCGTCTGCTGTGGCAGCGAAGCTTAACCAGATCGATCGCGAGGGCTTTGATGCGACACAAATCACTGTGAAGTGGGCCAGCACTGCCCCGACTGCTGACTTCCCCCACGATTCTCCGGTGGAGGGGCTACGCGATCACTACGTGATCCAAATCGGGAATGAGACCCTGGTGACGATGGGGCAATCGACCGTCCTACCGGATACCACTGAAGATGCCAGCCGGGATGCCCTCCAGGCAACCAACCGCCTGCGTCGCCTGTTAGGGAATGCCCCACCGCTGCGTGAAGTGGCTGGTGAACCACAGCAATCGCGATCAGGATTTGCTAGCCGGATTTCGCGAGGATTGCAACAACTGGGGGTACTGAGTGGGATAGCTTCCTGGTATGGGCCAGGATTCCACGGCAATCGCAGTGCCAGTGGCGAGATCTTTAACCAGAATGCCCTCACCGCTGCCCACCGGTCTTTACCCTTTGGCACCCTGGTGCGGGTAACCAACCTGGACAATGGTCAATCGGTGGTTGTCCGTATTAACGATCGGGGTCCCTATAGTTATGGCCGGGTGATCGATTTATCCGCAGCGGCAGCCCGTGCGGTGGGGATCTTTTATGCTGGAGTGGCGCCAGTCCGCCTCGAGGTGTTGAACCAATCGAGTTCAAGTCGCCTTGAGAACTAA